In the Afipia sp. GAS231 genome, CGCTGCGACCGCCTCGGCGGCCGCACCGGTGCTGGCGCGGGCGAAACAGACGCAGACGCCCGAAGCGTACGATCTGGTGGCTTCGCTGTTTCCCGATACGCCGGAAGCGGAAGAAGCGCGCGCGGCGGCGTCGCGGTTGCGCGAGGTGACCGTGCTCGACAGTGCCGGGCCGGCCTATGAGGGCCGCGAACTCGTGCAGGCGATCCAGGATCAGTTGCTGCGGCTCGATTGCATGACGGGCGAGCGTAGCGGCGCATTCGAGACGACGACCATTCAGGGCCTGCGCCGTGCTTCGCAACTCACCGACGAGCGCTATCTCTGGTATCGCCCGACCATGGCCGCGCTGCGAGCCTTGAAGAAGATCGATGCCAAGGAAGGTTGCGGCCGGCAAAAGCAGATTGCCGCGCCGCGCTGCCTGCGCATCAACGATGAGGACTATTGCCAATAGCAGCCTTGCGTTTGCTTCGGCTCCGATTGGCTGGCCTCGTGCATCCTCGGGTGTTGATGCGAGGCGCGCCGCTCAAGAAATGAGCCTTGGAATTTACTGATTATTTTTTGAGCAAAATATCCTCTTTGTATGCAATGTGACAGATGCGATGACGTGTGCCGGATCGGCTAGATCCAGATATCACGTTTAAATATCAGTATCTTAACAGCATATTAGGGTTCCTTTAAGGTTTGGCACGAACCTTGCGATTCCAGCTCCAATGCCGTTGTCCCTCAGGCGTTGGAGCATCCCATGAAGCGTCGCGATTTCCTCAAATCCGTGTCCGGATTGGCTGCTGCCGGCGCGCTCACGCCGGCGCCGGCGATCTGGTCGGCGGCCAAGGCCGACGCCCGGTCGGAGACGCTTTTGATCGTCTCGGAAGGCGGTCCCAACAATCTCGACATCCACGGCGTCGGCACCAACGTGCCCGGCTATGAAGTTTCGTGGAATTGCTACGACCGCCTGATCAGCCACGAAATGAAGGAAGGTCCCGGCGGCGTTCCGTATTACGACCGCGACAAGTTCAAGCCCGAACTCGCCGAGGACATGAACATCGGCGACATGTCGGTGACCTTCAAGCTGAAGAAGAATGCGAAATTCCACGACGGCACGCCGGTGACGGCCAAGGACGCCAAATGGTCGCTGGATCGCGCGGTCAGCGTCGGCGGCTTTCCAACCTTCCAGATGAGCGCGGGCTCGCTGACCAAGCCCGAACAGTTCGTCGTCGTCGACGACAACACGGTGCGGGTGGACTTCGCCAAGAAAGACAAGCTGACGATCCCCGATCTCGCCGTGATCGTGCCCTGCATCGTCAATTCCGAACTGGTGAAGAAGAACGCTTCCGAGAAAGATCCGTGGGGTCTCGAATTTACCAAACAGCAGACCGCGGGCTCCGGCGCCTACAAGGTGACGAAGTGGACCGCGGGCACCGAAGTCATCATGGAGCGCAACGACGAGTGGGTCGGTGGTCCCTTGCCGAAGATCAAGCGCGTGATCTGGCGCATGGTGCCGCAGGCCGGCAACCGCCGCGCGCTGTTGGAGCGCGGCGACGCCGACATCTCCTATGAACTGCCGAACAAGGATTTTCAGGAACTGAAGGCGGCCGGCAAGCTCAACATCGTGTCGCTGCCGTTCTCCAACGGCATCCAGTACCTCGGGATGAACGTCACCAAGCCGCCGTTCAACAATCCGAAGGTGCGCGAGGCGATGGCCTATGCGGTGCCGTACCAGAAGATCATGGATGTGGTGCTGTTCGGCCTCGCCAATCCGATGTTCGGTGCATCAGCCGGCAAGGCCACCGAAGTGGCGTGGCCGCAGCCAACCAAATATTTCACCGACATGGCCAAGGCAAAGGCGTTGCTCACCGAGGCCGGCTATCCCGACGGTTTCGAGACCACGATTTCATTCGACCTCAACTTCGCGGGAATCAACGAGCCGCTGTGCGTGCTGGTGCAGGAGAGCCTTGCCCAGATCGGCATCAAGACCACGATCAACAAGGTGCCCGGCGCCAACTGGCGCACCGAACTGAACAAGAAGGAAATGCCGCTCTACACCAACGTGTTCTCGGGCTGGCTCGATTACCCCGAATACTTCTTCTACTGGTGCTATCACGGCAACAATTCCGTCTTCAACACCATGAGCTACAAGTCGCCCGAGATGGACAAGTTCATCGACGGCGCCCGCGTTGCGGCCGCGGCCGGCGACAAGGCGACCTACGACACCGACGTCAAGGGCATGGTCGATCTCGCCTTCACCGACATCCCGCGGATTCCGCTGTATCAGCCCTTCGTCAACGTCGCGATGCAGAAGAACATCTCGGGCTATCAATACTGGTTCCACCGCCGTCTCGATTACCGCGCGCTGGTGAAGGGGTAACGCCGTGATGCGTGCTCGCGACACACTCACTCTCTCATTCCCTCCCCCCTTGCAGGGGAGGGTTAGGGAGGGGGGTGGCCGCGAGTCCGGTGTGTGTGGCTTACCCCTCTCCCCAACCCTCCCCCGCAAGGGGGGAGGGAGCCGAGCGGAGTGCGTGTCAAAGCTCAAAACGAAAATTGCGGGGCCTGTGCCATGCTGACCATGATCGGCAAGCGGCTGCTGTTTGCGATCCCGTCGCTGATCGGGGTCGTGATCGTGACCTTCCTGCTGACGCGCGCGCTGCCCGGCGATCCCGCGGCATATTTCGCGGGTCCGGCGGCGGGCAAGGAAGCGGTCGAGCAGATCCGCAAGAAGCTCGGCCTTGACAAGCCGCTGATCGAGCAGTTCTTCCGCTACACCAACGATCTCGCGCATGGCGATTTCGGCAACTCGCTGACCACGGGCCAGCCGGTCGCGACCGAAATCAAGAATCGCCTGCCGGCGTCGGCCGAGCTGACGCTGCTTGGCCTCATCGTTTCCATCGTGATCGCGATCCCGCTCGGCGTGCTTGCCGCCAACCGGCCGGGGTCGTGGATCGACCACCTCTGTCGAATCACGACCACGGCCGGCGTTTCGCTGCCGGTGTTCTTTACGGGTTTGGTGCTGGTCTATGTGTTCTATTTCAGGCTTGGATGGTCGCCGGCGCCACTCGGGCGGCTCGACGTGTTCTACAGCGCGCCGAACGCCGTCACCGGCTTCTATCTGATCGACGCCCTGATCGCGCGCGATTTCGAGACCTTCCGCTCCGCGCTCAGTCAGCTGATCCTGCCGGCGATGACGCTGGCGATCTTCTCGCTGGCGCCGATCGCGCGCATGACGCGGGCCTCGATGCTGGCGGTGCTGGCCTCCGACTTCGTCCGCACCGCGCGCGCCAGCGGACTGTCGCCGGCCACCGTGATCGTCACCTACGCGTTCCGCAATGCGATGCTGCCTGTCATCACCACGCTCAGCATGGTGTTCTCGTTCCTGCTCGGTGCCAACGTGCTGGTGGAAAAGGTGTTCGCCTGGCCCGGCATCGGCTCCTACGCGGTCGAAGCGCTGATCTCGTCGGACTTCGCACCGGTGCAGGGTTTCGTGCTGACCATGGCGGTCATGTACGTGCTGCTGAATCTGATCATCGACATTCTCTATGGCGTCATCGATCCCAGAGTTCGTCTCGAAGGGTAAGGGGTAAGCATGAGCACCGTTGCGCCTGCCGTTGAACCCGCCGGTCCCGCACGCACGTCGGGATTTCTGGCGATCTTCGAACACACCCGCTATGTGCTCGGCGAAAACAAGGTCACCGGCTTTGCCTTTGGCCTGCTGGTCGTGATCCTGTTTGCGGCGATCTTCGGCCCCTATGTGGTGCCCTACGATCCGCTCGCCAGCGATACCGTGGCTGCGCTGAAACCGCCTTCGGCGGCGCACTGGTTCGGCACCGATCAGTTGGGACGCGATATCTTCAGCCGCGTCATCGTCGCCACCCGGCTCGATACTTTCATCGCTGTCGCGTCCGTGGTGCTGGTGTTTTTGATGGGCGGCCTTGCCGGCATCGCCGCCGGCTATTTCGGCGGCTGGACCGACCGCATCGTCGGCCGTATCGCCGACACCATCATGGCGTTTCCACTGTTCGTGCTGGCGATGGGCATCGTCGCAGCGCTAGGCAATACCGTGCAGAACATCATCATCGCCACCGCGATCGTCAACTTTCCGCTCTATGCCCGCGTCGCCCGCGCCGAAGCCAATGTGCGTCGCAATGCCGGCTTCGTGCAGGCCGCGCGGCTGTCGGGCAACGGCGAGTTTCGGATCCTGCTGGTGCATATCCTACCCAACATCATGCCGATCATGATCGTGCAGATGTCGCTGACCATGGGCTACGCGATTTTGAACGCCGCCGGTCTTTCCTTTATCGGCCTCGGCGTGCGGCCACCGACCGCGGAGTGGGGCATCATGGTCGCGGAGGGCGCTGGCTTCATGGTGTCGGGCGAATGGTGGATCGCGCTATTCCCGGGCCTGGCGCTGATGATCGCGGTGTTTTGCTTCAACCTGCTCGGCGACGGTCTGCGCGACATCGTCGATCCGCAGCGGAGGACGTGACATGAACAGCATCCGCGCCATCCTCCGCATGCTCCATGCGCTGATCGTGCCGTCGCTCAAGCCTGCTCCCGTACGCGTGGATCGGGATCGGAATTCGCGGAGGATATCCTCATGACCGCGCAGCCACTGCTCGACGTCAACGATCTCACGGTCGAATTCGCCACCCGGCGCGGCATCGTCAAGGCCGTGCAGCACGTCAACATCACCGTTGCCAAGGGCGAGACGCTCGGCATCGTCGGCGAATCCGGTTCCGGCAAGTCGGTGACATCCTATGCTGTGATGCGGATTCTCGACCGCGCCGGCAAGATCGCCGAGGGCTCGGTGGTATTCTCCGGCATCGACGTCAAGACTGCGACCGAAGAGCAGATGCGCGACCTGCGCGGCCGTGAAATCTCGATGATCTTCCAGAATCCGCGCGCGGCGCTCAATCCGATCCGTAAAGTCGGTGACCAGATCGAGGACGTGCTGCGCCAGCACGTACAGCAGTCCCAGGTCACCGATCGCGGCGAGAAGGCGATCGAGGCGCTGGAGCAGGTCAAGATCGCCCGCCCGCGCGAGCGCTATCACGCCTATCCGTTCGAACTCTCCGGCGGCATGTGCCAGCGCGTCGTGATCGCGCTGGCGCTGGCCTGCAATCCGCAGCTCCTGATTGCGGACGAGCCCACCACCGGCCTCGACGTCACCACGCAGAAGGCGGTGATGGACTTGATTGTCGAGCTGACCAAGCGGCGGAATATGTCGACCATTCTCATCACGCATGACCTCGGTCTCGCCGCCGCCTATTGCGACCGGGTCATCGTCATGGAGAAGGGTCGCGTGGTCGAGACCGCGAAATCATCCGATATCTTCGCCAATCCCGAACACGCCTACACCAAGAAGCTGATGCGCGCGACGCCGCGGCTCGGCGTCTCCCTGCGCGATCTGCTGCCCGAGGAAGAAGCCGCCGCGCTGCCGGCGCCGCCACCGGCATCGACGCCGGCCGCCGACGCCAAACCGCTGCTGCTGGTCGAGAAGCTGGTGAAGGAATATCCGCGGCAGGGCGCCACCGCCACGCTCGGCAAACTGTTCGGCCGCAAGCCGCCGGTGGAGGCCGAAGTGTTCCGCGCCGTCGACGGCATCAGCTTTTCCGTCGGCCATGGCGAGAGCGTCGGCCTGGTCGGCGAATCCGGCTGCGGCAAATCCACGACCTCGATGATGGTGATGCGGCTGTTGGACCAGACCTCGGGCCGCATCCTGTTCGACGGCGATGAGATCGGCGGCATGCTGCCGAATAATTTTGCCCGGACACCGCTGCGCAAGAGCATCCAGATGGTGTTCCAGGATCCGACCGACAGCCTCAATCCACGCTTTACCGCGGCCCGCGCCATCGCCGATCCGATCATGCAGATGGGCGACATCAAGGGCGGCGACGCGTTGCGCGCCCGCTGCGAGGAACTCGCCGGCCTGGTCGGCCTGCCGGTCAATCTGCTGGATCGCTTTCCGCATCAATTGTCCGGCGGCCAGAAGGCCCGCGTCGGCATCGCACGCGCCATTGCGCTGCATCCCAAACTCGTGATCCTCGACGAACCGACGGCGGCGCTCGACGTTTCCGTGCAGGCCGTGGTGCTCAATCTGCTGCAGGACCTCAAGGCCTCGATGGGCATGAGCTATTTGTTCGTGTCGCACGATTTGAATGTGGTACGTTTGTTGTGCGATCGTGTCATCGTGATGCGGTGGGGACGGATCGTCGAGCAAGGTTCGTCCGAACAGGTTCTGGGCAATCCGCAAGACGCCTACACCAGGGAACTGCTGACGGCGATTCCGCATCCGCCGTTGCCGGTACACTAGGGCATGATCGGCTCATCAAAGCCGGTCATGTCGCGACAAGAGAGATGGGAGTGAAATGGCTGCTGACCACCTGGACGTCTACATCGACGCCGTTTCAAACGCGCTGGCTTTGCCGGTCGAGGACGCCTGGCGTCCCGCCGTGCGGGCCAATCTCGAAGTATCGCTGAGGCTGGCGCGGCTGGTCGACGAATTCCCGTTGCCCGATGAAACCGAGCCGGCCAGTGTCTATACAGCCTGACCGCACCATGACCGTGAACACCGACGGGATGACCGCCGAGGCCATTGCGCAAGCGGTGGCCGCTCGCGAAATTTCCGCGCTTGAGGTGACCGAAGCCGCGTTGGCGCGGATCGCGAAGCATGATTCCGTGCTGAATTCCTTCACCGACGTCACCGCCGATCGTGCCCGCGCCAGGGCGCGCGCCGTCGATGCCACGATTGCTGCCGGGCAAAAAGTCGGCCCGCTCGCCGGCGTGCCGTTCGCGGTGAAGAACCTGTTCGACGTCAAGGGTCTTGCCACCCGCGCCGGATCGAAGATCAACCGCGATCTTGCGCCGTCGTCGCGTGACGCGACGCTGATCGAGCGGCTGGAAGCGCAGGGCGCGGTGCTGGTCGGCGCGCTCAACATGGGCGAATACGCCTATGACTTCACCGGCGAAAACATTCATGACGGCCCGTCGCGCAATCCGCACGATCCGACGCGCATGAGCGGCGGCTCTTCCGGCGGCTCCGGCAGCGCCGTCGGTGGCGCACTGGTGCCGATCGCGCTCGGCTCCGACACCAACGGCTCGATCCGGGTGCCGTCCTCGTTCTGCGGCATTTTTGGTTTGAAGCCGACCTATGGCCGGCTGTCGCGCGCGCGCTCGTTTCCGTTCGTGGCGAGCTTCGATCATCTCGGCCCGTTCGCGCGCTCTACCGGCGACCTCGCGCTGGCCTATGACGCGATGCAGGGGCCGGACACCGACGATGCCGCCTGTACGACGCGGCCGGTCGAACCGGTGATGCCGCTGCTGGCGCAGGGTATTTCGGGCCTGCGGATCGCGATCGCCGGCGGCTATTTCCAGAACAACGTCTTCCCCGAAGCGGTCGAGGCGATGGCGCGGGTGGCGAAAGCGCTGAACGCTACACGCGCGGTCGAAATTCCCGAGGCCGCGCGCGCCCGTGCCGCGGCTTACGTGATTTCCACCACCGAAGGCGCGTCGCTACATCTCGACCGCTTGCGCAAGCGGCCGAACGATTTCGATCCCGCGGTGCGCGACCGCCTGATCGCCGGCGCGATGGTGCCGGCGCCACTGGTCGATCGCGCACAGAAATTCCGCCGCTGGTATCGCGCGCAGGTGCTGGAGCTGTTCAAGACCGTGGACGTCATTCTCGCGCCGGCGACGCCTTGCATCGCGCCGAAACTCGGCCAGGTGATGTTCAATCTCGGCGGCGTCGATCTGCCGGTGCGGGCCAATATCGGCATCCACACCCAACCGATTTCGTTCATTGGCCTGCCCGTGGTCGCGGTGCCGGTGCCGTTGGAGCCGATGCCGATCGGGGTCCAGATCATCGCCGCACCGTGGCGCGAAGATATCGCGCTGCGCACAGCATATGCTTTGGAAAAAATGGGCGTTGCCGCCGCACCCGCGCCGAGAGGAATCTAACGATGGATATCGATCTTCCCGACGTGCTGGCCGAAGTCACCGCGCAATTCGAACGCTACGAAAAGGCGCTGGTGTCGAACGACGTCGCGGTGCTCGACGAATTGTTCCGCAACGATTCCCGCACGCTGCGCTACGGCATTGCCGAGAATCTCTATGGCTACGGCGCGATCAGCGGCTTCCGCGCCGCGCGCTCGCCGGTCGGGCTGATGCGCAAAACCGACAAGACGGTGATCTCGACCTATGGCCGCGGCACCGCCGT is a window encoding:
- the hpxZ gene encoding oxalurate catabolism protein HpxZ — protein: MDIDLPDVLAEVTAQFERYEKALVSNDVAVLDELFRNDSRTLRYGIAENLYGYGAISGFRAARSPVGLMRKTDKTVISTYGRGTAVASTLFYRDTMAGKVGRQMQTWVRFPEGWRIVAAHVSIINEPGS
- a CDS encoding AtzE family amidohydrolase, whose amino-acid sequence is MTAEAIAQAVAAREISALEVTEAALARIAKHDSVLNSFTDVTADRARARARAVDATIAAGQKVGPLAGVPFAVKNLFDVKGLATRAGSKINRDLAPSSRDATLIERLEAQGAVLVGALNMGEYAYDFTGENIHDGPSRNPHDPTRMSGGSSGGSGSAVGGALVPIALGSDTNGSIRVPSSFCGIFGLKPTYGRLSRARSFPFVASFDHLGPFARSTGDLALAYDAMQGPDTDDAACTTRPVEPVMPLLAQGISGLRIAIAGGYFQNNVFPEAVEAMARVAKALNATRAVEIPEAARARAAAYVISTTEGASLHLDRLRKRPNDFDPAVRDRLIAGAMVPAPLVDRAQKFRRWYRAQVLELFKTVDVILAPATPCIAPKLGQVMFNLGGVDLPVRANIGIHTQPISFIGLPVVAVPVPLEPMPIGVQIIAAPWREDIALRTAYALEKMGVAAAPAPRGI
- a CDS encoding ABC transporter ATP-binding protein, whose protein sequence is MTAQPLLDVNDLTVEFATRRGIVKAVQHVNITVAKGETLGIVGESGSGKSVTSYAVMRILDRAGKIAEGSVVFSGIDVKTATEEQMRDLRGREISMIFQNPRAALNPIRKVGDQIEDVLRQHVQQSQVTDRGEKAIEALEQVKIARPRERYHAYPFELSGGMCQRVVIALALACNPQLLIADEPTTGLDVTTQKAVMDLIVELTKRRNMSTILITHDLGLAAAYCDRVIVMEKGRVVETAKSSDIFANPEHAYTKKLMRATPRLGVSLRDLLPEEEAAALPAPPPASTPAADAKPLLLVEKLVKEYPRQGATATLGKLFGRKPPVEAEVFRAVDGISFSVGHGESVGLVGESGCGKSTTSMMVMRLLDQTSGRILFDGDEIGGMLPNNFARTPLRKSIQMVFQDPTDSLNPRFTAARAIADPIMQMGDIKGGDALRARCEELAGLVGLPVNLLDRFPHQLSGGQKARVGIARAIALHPKLVILDEPTAALDVSVQAVVLNLLQDLKASMGMSYLFVSHDLNVVRLLCDRVIVMRWGRIVEQGSSEQVLGNPQDAYTRELLTAIPHPPLPVH
- a CDS encoding ABC transporter permease; protein product: MSTVAPAVEPAGPARTSGFLAIFEHTRYVLGENKVTGFAFGLLVVILFAAIFGPYVVPYDPLASDTVAALKPPSAAHWFGTDQLGRDIFSRVIVATRLDTFIAVASVVLVFLMGGLAGIAAGYFGGWTDRIVGRIADTIMAFPLFVLAMGIVAALGNTVQNIIIATAIVNFPLYARVARAEANVRRNAGFVQAARLSGNGEFRILLVHILPNIMPIMIVQMSLTMGYAILNAAGLSFIGLGVRPPTAEWGIMVAEGAGFMVSGEWWIALFPGLALMIAVFCFNLLGDGLRDIVDPQRRT
- a CDS encoding ABC transporter substrate-binding protein, with translation MKRRDFLKSVSGLAAAGALTPAPAIWSAAKADARSETLLIVSEGGPNNLDIHGVGTNVPGYEVSWNCYDRLISHEMKEGPGGVPYYDRDKFKPELAEDMNIGDMSVTFKLKKNAKFHDGTPVTAKDAKWSLDRAVSVGGFPTFQMSAGSLTKPEQFVVVDDNTVRVDFAKKDKLTIPDLAVIVPCIVNSELVKKNASEKDPWGLEFTKQQTAGSGAYKVTKWTAGTEVIMERNDEWVGGPLPKIKRVIWRMVPQAGNRRALLERGDADISYELPNKDFQELKAAGKLNIVSLPFSNGIQYLGMNVTKPPFNNPKVREAMAYAVPYQKIMDVVLFGLANPMFGASAGKATEVAWPQPTKYFTDMAKAKALLTEAGYPDGFETTISFDLNFAGINEPLCVLVQESLAQIGIKTTINKVPGANWRTELNKKEMPLYTNVFSGWLDYPEYFFYWCYHGNNSVFNTMSYKSPEMDKFIDGARVAAAAGDKATYDTDVKGMVDLAFTDIPRIPLYQPFVNVAMQKNISGYQYWFHRRLDYRALVKG
- a CDS encoding ABC transporter permease yields the protein MLTMIGKRLLFAIPSLIGVVIVTFLLTRALPGDPAAYFAGPAAGKEAVEQIRKKLGLDKPLIEQFFRYTNDLAHGDFGNSLTTGQPVATEIKNRLPASAELTLLGLIVSIVIAIPLGVLAANRPGSWIDHLCRITTTAGVSLPVFFTGLVLVYVFYFRLGWSPAPLGRLDVFYSAPNAVTGFYLIDALIARDFETFRSALSQLILPAMTLAIFSLAPIARMTRASMLAVLASDFVRTARASGLSPATVIVTYAFRNAMLPVITTLSMVFSFLLGANVLVEKVFAWPGIGSYAVEALISSDFAPVQGFVLTMAVMYVLLNLIIDILYGVIDPRVRLEG
- a CDS encoding DUF4089 domain-containing protein is translated as MAADHLDVYIDAVSNALALPVEDAWRPAVRANLEVSLRLARLVDEFPLPDETEPASVYTA